A single genomic interval of Juglans regia cultivar Chandler chromosome 1, Walnut 2.0, whole genome shotgun sequence harbors:
- the LOC108992783 gene encoding gibberellin-regulated protein 14-like, translated as MAFKALLFLFTCFIVVTSRVSSKDEELATKAVIVEAPVPSQAPAKVPAVKAPTHAPPAAPTYAPPPKETAPVPPVKPPAPAPPSPLPVRSKKDCIPLCDQRCQLHSRKRLCTRACMTCCDRCKCVPPGTFGNREKCGKCYTDMTTHGNKYKCP; from the exons ATGGCTTTTAAAGCTCTGCTCTTTTTGTTCACCTGTTTTATTGTAGTTACCTCAAGa GTTTCATCTAAAGATGAGGAACTCGCAACGAAG GCCGTCATTGTCGAAGCCCCGGTACCATCACAGGCTCCTGCTAAGGTCCCTGCAGTGAAGGCACCAACTCATGCTCCTCCAGCGGCACCCACATATGCGCCTCCACCCAAGGAAACCGCCCCCGTGCCCCCAGTTAAGCCACCTGCTCCTGCACCACCGTCCCCACTCCCAGTGAGGTCGAAAAAGG ATTGCATCCCCCTATGTGATCAGAGATGCCAACTACATTCAAGGAAGAGGCTCTGCACGAGAGCCTGCATGACATGCTGTGACCGCTGCAAGTGTGTTCCCCCAGGAACTTTTGGCAACAGGGAAAAATGTGGCAAGTGTTACACAGATATGACTACCCATGGCAACAAATACAAGTGCCCTTGA
- the LOC108992885 gene encoding uncharacterized protein LOC108992885, whose translation MATTTISVPLIRTSANHRTFVPVPFLALPLRNLHLRTHAVSNSFNHFTFEKKNTKTTNMKQPLIIVRSAEEETVPIPEEQPEAQQQEEEGEAPSSSSEQPPVSVPVSPSDTLIMFFQAEGTLSETAIPNVTKALEEAEGITSLKVQVVEGIASVELTKQTTVQATGVASSLVETIQGSGFKLQTLNLSFEDEEYSLA comes from the exons ATGGCCACGACCACAATCTCAGTTCCCTTGATTCGTACATCTGCAAATCATCGTACATTTGTCCCCGTTCCATTTCTGGCGCTACCCCTTCGAAACCTCCACCTCCGAACCCATGCCGTTTCCAACTCCTTCAACCATTTCACATTCGAGAAGAAGAACACGAAGACGACGAACATGAAACAGCCCTTAATAATAGTGAGGTCTGCGGAGGAAGAAACTGTACCGATTCCAGAGGAACAACCAGAAGCACAGCAacaggaagaagaaggagaagcacCGTCGTCGTCATCAGAGCAACCACCCGTTTCGGTTCCCGTTTCCCCATCTGACACCCTTATCATGTTCTTTCAG GCAGAGGGAACACTGAGCGAAACAGCTATTCCTAATGTGACCAAGGCATTAGAG GAAGCGGAGGGCATCACTAGTTTGAAAGTTCAAGTTGTTGAGGGTATTGCAAGTGTTGAG TTGACAAAACAGACAACAGTACAAGCTACAGGAGTGGCTTCCAGTTTGGTTGAGACCATACAAGGTTCGGGGTTCAAGCTACAAACtttgaatttgagttttgaaGATGAAGAGTATTCCCTTGCCTAG
- the LOC108992865 gene encoding uncharacterized protein LOC108992865: MEDEKDAFYVVRKGDIVGIYKTLSECQAQAGSSACNPAVSVYKGYCLPKEAEEYLASHGLKNATYSISAVDVKEDLFGKLVACPYKQPASSRVKAANVDTPPKRLLEVLDSDFEMVGSASFSTNPLRKHFRLDYCHETQAIASSCRSCILQFDGASKGNPGQAGAGAVLCAEDGSMVCRLSEGVGIATNNVAEYRAVILGLKHALKKGYKHIRVQGDSKLVCMQIQGLWKTKNQNMADLCKEAKELKDKFLSFQISHIVRELNSEADAQANLAVDLNDGQIVEDCRKM; the protein is encoded by the exons ATGGAGGATGAGAAGGACGCGTTTTACGTGGTACGGAAGGGGGATATCGTTGGCATTTACAAGACTTTGAGCGAGTGTCAAGCTCAAGCCGGATCCTCC GCGTGCAACCCTGCTGTAAGCGTGTATAAAGGATATTGTTTGCCCAAGGAGGCAGAGGAGTACCTTGCCTCGCATGGGCTTAAGAATGCAACTTATTCTATTAGCGCTGTTGATGTTAAAGAAGATCTGTTTGGAAAACTTGTTGCTTGCCCTTATAAG CAACCAGCTTCTTCTAGGGTAAAAGCAGCTAACGTGGATACTCCCCCGAAGAGATTGCTAGAAGTGCTTGATTCAGACTTT GAGATGGTTGGATCAGCTTCATTTTCCACAAATCCTCTGAGGAAACATTTCAGATTAGATTATTGCCATGAAACTCAAGCAATTGCGTCAAGTTGT CGTTCATGTATCCTACAGTTTGATGGCGCTTCGAAAGGAAATCCTGGACAAGCTGGTGCAGGAGCTGTGCTATGTGCTGAAGATGGAAGTATG GTCTGCCGATTGAGTGAAGGGGTGGGCATTGCAACAAATAATGTTGCTGAGTATCGAGCTGTGATCTTAGGTTTGAAACATGCTCTAAAGAAAGGATATAAACATATTCGTGTTCAGGGAGACTCTAAACTTGTTTGTATGCag ATTCAGGGACTTTGGAAAACCAAAAACCAGAATATGGCTGACTTGTGTAAAGAGGCCAAGGAGTTGAAGGATAAGTTTCTGTCATTCCAGATCAGTCATATTGTTAGG GAACTTAACTCTGAAGCCGATGCTCAAGCAAACCTAGCCGTAGATCTCAATG ATGGACAAATTGTAGAGGACTGTAGGAAGATGTAG
- the LOC108992864 gene encoding ankyrin repeat domain-containing protein EMB506, chloroplastic, translating into MVSWATATFSSNQLIPFSAAVSAAAAPYSSCTANFLDVCSPRRGRFDFFVAKNHSRVRTSVVMSNRVSSLQTQLSTWEDPDDGSGSEYDEEDEEMEENDLDYESDWEEERNVSATTSVEKPTTNKYEEDLVKEVEQLLGPEERATLQQNVTPNLGKISTAKWSPLHTLALSGQIPFMDKLIENGLNIDAVDQDGLTALHKAIIGKKEAVISHLLRKGASPHVKDRDGATPLHYAVQVGAMQTVKLLIKYKVDLNVADNDGWTPLHVAIQSRNRYITKVLLVNGADKNRRSKDGRTPLDLSLCYGKDFKSFDLSRLLKVVPADRDL; encoded by the exons ATGGTGTCTTGGGCTACAGCAACGTTTTCATCGAATCAACTGATTCCATTTTCTGCTGCTGTTAGTGCAGCGGCTGCTCCTTATTCTAGCTGCACCGCCAATTTCTTGGATGTATGTAGTCCAAGAAGGGGCAGGTTTGATTTCTTTGTTGCCAAGAACCACTCGAGAGTGAGGACTTCCGTGGTTATGTCAAACCGAGTTTCTTCGTTGCAAACCCAACTGAGTACTTGGGAAGATCCTGATGATGGCAGTGGTAGTGAAtatgatgaggaagatgaggaaatggaagaaaatgacTTGGATTATGAGAGTGACTGGGAGGAAGAAAGAAATGTCTCAGCTACAACTAGTGTTGAAAAGCCGACAACAAACAAGTACGAGGAGGATCTTGTAAAAG AGGTGGAACAGCTTTTGGGACCCGAAGAAAGAGCAACTTTGCAACAGAATGTGACACCTAACCTGGGAAAAATATCAACA GCAAAATGGAGCCCTCTCCATACTCTTGCGCTATCGGGGCAAATACCTTTCATGGATAAGCTAATTGAAAATGGGCTCAACATTGATGCTGTTGATCAG GATGGCCTCACAGCTCTTCATAAGGCAATTATAGGCAAAAAGGAGGCTGTAATTAGCCATCTTCTAAGAAAAGGTGCCAGCCCTCATGTCAAAGACCGG GATGGTGCTACTCCACTTCATTATGCGGTTCAAGTTGGTGCCATGCAAACTGTGAAGTTATTGATCAAATATAAGGTGGATCTAAATGTTGCAGATAAT GATGGATGGACTCCATTGCACGTTGCCATCCAAAgtagaaatagatatataacaAAAGTTTTGTTAGTCAATGGAGCGGATAAGAACAGGAGGAGTAAG GATGGAAGAACACCCCTGGATCTGAGTTTGTGTTATGGGAAAGACTTCAAGTCATTTGACCTCTCCAGGTTACTGAAGGTAGTCCCAGCTGACAGAGATCTCTGA